From Coffea arabica cultivar ET-39 chromosome 2e, Coffea Arabica ET-39 HiFi, whole genome shotgun sequence, the proteins below share one genomic window:
- the LOC113733213 gene encoding uncharacterized protein isoform X3, whose protein sequence is MAMQAKMEKMEMRQQYRNHWHTDLLNATAADPVFCCFAFFCGPCASYMLRKRALYNDMSRYTCCGGYMPCSGHCGESTCPEFCLCTEVSLCFANSVASTRFMLQDEFDIQTTKCDNCIIGFMFCLQQLACICSLIACIVGSEEIEDAAQMLNCLADMVYCSVCPCMQVYMRCSSL, encoded by the exons atggcgATGCAGGCGAAGATGGAGAAAATGGAGATGCGTCAGCAGTATCGGAACCATTGGCACACCGATCTCTTGAACGCCACTGCGGCAGATCCTGTTT TTTGCTGTTTCGCGTTCTTCTG TGGTCCATGTGCATCATACATGCTGCGCAAGCGAGCTCTTTACAATGATATGTCGAG GTATACATGCTGTGGAGGCTATATGCCTTGCAGTGGTCATTGCGGAGAAAGTACATGCCCGGAATTTTGTCTATGCACTGAG gTTTCTCTTTGCTTTGCGAATTCAGTTGCCTCAACACGCTTCATGCTACAAGATGAATTCGATATACAGACAACCAAATGTGATAATTGCATCATT GGATTCATGTTCTGCTTACAGCAGCTAGCCTGCATATGTTCCCTCATCGCTTGCATTGTCGGAAGTGAGGAAATTGAAGATGCTGCTCAGATGTTGAACTGTCTGGCTGACATGGTTTATTGCTC GGTTTGCCCCTGTATGCAGGTATACATGAGATGCTCTAGTCTTTGA
- the LOC113733213 gene encoding uncharacterized protein isoform X1, producing MAMQAKMEKMEMRQQYRNHWHTDLLNATAADPVFCCFAFFCGPCASYMLRKRALYNDMSRYTCCGGYMPCSGHCGESTCPEFCLCTEVSLCFANSVASTRFMLQDEFDIQTTKCDNCIIGFMFCLQQLACICSLIACIVGSEEIEDAAQMLNCLADMVYCSVCPCMQTQHKTEMDKRDGKFGSAAAATMAVPPVQQMSRIDHSLPPSVGYLPPPAYSYPPHQQPQGAYPPPHYNYYPPPPHFHGYPPPTQGYYPPPQPYGYFPPQPYGYSPPPQQAPGSPPDLQSHVYPPPPPQNQGSSPVSHTEGYTQPPQQAQATTPSSEISPSQAQGPSPPVQSHEHPQAPPEQSHSPAGAAHPPPSHRV from the exons atggcgATGCAGGCGAAGATGGAGAAAATGGAGATGCGTCAGCAGTATCGGAACCATTGGCACACCGATCTCTTGAACGCCACTGCGGCAGATCCTGTTT TTTGCTGTTTCGCGTTCTTCTG TGGTCCATGTGCATCATACATGCTGCGCAAGCGAGCTCTTTACAATGATATGTCGAG GTATACATGCTGTGGAGGCTATATGCCTTGCAGTGGTCATTGCGGAGAAAGTACATGCCCGGAATTTTGTCTATGCACTGAG gTTTCTCTTTGCTTTGCGAATTCAGTTGCCTCAACACGCTTCATGCTACAAGATGAATTCGATATACAGACAACCAAATGTGATAATTGCATCATT GGATTCATGTTCTGCTTACAGCAGCTAGCCTGCATATGTTCCCTCATCGCTTGCATTGTCGGAAGTGAGGAAATTGAAGATGCTGCTCAGATGTTGAACTGTCTGGCTGACATGGTTTATTGCTC GGTTTGCCCCTGTATGCAG ACTCAGCACAAAACTGAGATGGATAAAAGAGATGGCAAGTTTGGATcggcagcagcagcaacaaTGGCAGTGCCTCCTGTTCAACAAATGTCCCGTATAGATCATTCTTTACCCCCTTCAGTTGGATATCTGCCTCCACCAGCCTACAGCTACCCACCACATCAGCAACCTCAGGGCGCTTACCCACCTCCACATTATAATTACTACCCACCGCCTCCACATTTCCATGGATATCCTCCACCTACCCAAGGCTATTACCCACCGCCACAGCCCTATGGGTATTTCCCACCTCAGCCTTATGGATATTCCCCCCCACCTCAACAAGCCCCAGGCTCCCCCCCTGATTTACAATCCCATGTATACCCTCCACCACCTCCACAAAACCAAGGCTCTTCCCCTGTTTCGCACACCGAGGGATACACTCAGCCCCCTCAACAAGCCCAAGCCACGACCCCTTCTTCAGAAATCTCACCTTCACAGGCTCAAGGCCCTTCTCCTCCAGTACAATCTCATGAACATCCCCAAGCTCCACCAGAACAGAGCCATTCCCCTGCTGGTGCTGCTCATCCGCCTCCAAGTCATCGTGTGTAA
- the LOC113733212 gene encoding uncharacterized protein, producing the protein MRIRKHAKISPLLYAASSLKPGTVIQTHVCQLNQSPWDVMTFPPPDPSTLPPPPAFLVDKDHSYFPNGFFSDHIAADQRPGPKVKLDDIAAGGKFEQKESLRSKKEEEDEVFDCKIDGKGWQRRKKVKNEQPFCQRHLAPQPSASVKKSESGRRARPKKPASSSNPYEFYYYSGFGPRWGKKRGAAAAAATVAAMKEEPYTSHDSSSENTSSRNNNSSIIEVDAAEGPNTPEPSVKSSPFTSQFHKQVLDYVEDDDEDDYDNYSKLDDDENGEMGRKRARKPIKARSLKSLM; encoded by the exons ATGCGAatcagaaaacatgcaaaaatttCCCCTCTTTTATACGCTGCTTCGTCTCTAAAACCCGGCACAGTTATCCAAACCCACGTCTGCCAGCTCAACCAGTCGCCATGGGATGTCATGACCTTCCCTCCACCAGACCCATCTACGCTTCCTCCACCTCCCGCCTTTCTG GTCGATAAAGATCACAGCTATTTTCCAAATGGGTTCTTCTCGGATCACATTGCAGCTGACCAGAG ACCTGGGCCCAAGGTGAAACTGGACGATATCGCGGCCGGGGGCAAGTTTGAGCAAAAGGAATCATTAAGGtcgaagaaagaagaagaggatGAGGTTTTCGACTGCAAGATCGACGGAAAGGGCTGGCAACGCAGGAAAAAGGTGAAAAACGAGCAACCCTTTTGCCAGAGACACTTAGCTCCTCAACCTTCGGCTTCGGTGAAAAAATCCGAGAGTGGCCGCCGGGCTCGACCCAAGAAACCAGCATCATCGTCGAATCCTTACGAGTTTTACTACTATTCGGGGTTCGGACCTCGGTGGGGGAAGAAAAGaggtgctgctgctgctgctgctactgTTGCTGCTATGAAAGAAGAACCCTATACGAGTCACGATAGTAGCAGTGAGAATACATCAAGTAGAAACAACAACAGCAGCATTATCGAGGTTGATGCAGCTGAGGGGCCTAATACTCCTGAGCCTAGCGTTAAATCCTCCCCTTTTACCTCTCAATTTCATAAGCAAGTACTCGACTATGTtgaggatgatgatgaagaCGATTACGATAACTACAGCAAACTTGATGATGACGAAAATGGAGAAATGGGAAGGAAGAGAGCCCGGAAGCCGATTAAGGCTAGGTCTTTGAAGTCTCTAATGTGA
- the LOC113733213 gene encoding uncharacterized protein isoform X2 — protein MICRGIHAVEAICLAVVIAEKVHARNFVYALRFLFALRIQLPQHASCYKMNSIYRQPNGFMFCLQQLACICSLIACIVGSEEIEDAAQMLNCLADMVYCSVCPCMQTQHKTEMDKRDGKFGSAAAATMAVPPVQQMSRIDHSLPPSVGYLPPPAYSYPPHQQPQGAYPPPHYNYYPPPPHFHGYPPPTQGYYPPPQPYGYFPPQPYGYSPPPQQAPGSPPDLQSHVYPPPPPQNQGSSPVSHTEGYTQPPQQAQATTPSSEISPSQAQGPSPPVQSHEHPQAPPEQSHSPAGAAHPPPSHRV, from the exons ATGATATGTCGAG GTATACATGCTGTGGAGGCTATATGCCTTGCAGTGGTCATTGCGGAGAAAGTACATGCCCGGAATTTTGTCTATGCACTGAG gTTTCTCTTTGCTTTGCGAATTCAGTTGCCTCAACACGCTTCATGCTACAAGATGAATTCGATATACAGACAACCAAAT GGATTCATGTTCTGCTTACAGCAGCTAGCCTGCATATGTTCCCTCATCGCTTGCATTGTCGGAAGTGAGGAAATTGAAGATGCTGCTCAGATGTTGAACTGTCTGGCTGACATGGTTTATTGCTC GGTTTGCCCCTGTATGCAG ACTCAGCACAAAACTGAGATGGATAAAAGAGATGGCAAGTTTGGATcggcagcagcagcaacaaTGGCAGTGCCTCCTGTTCAACAAATGTCCCGTATAGATCATTCTTTACCCCCTTCAGTTGGATATCTGCCTCCACCAGCCTACAGCTACCCACCACATCAGCAACCTCAGGGCGCTTACCCACCTCCACATTATAATTACTACCCACCGCCTCCACATTTCCATGGATATCCTCCACCTACCCAAGGCTATTACCCACCGCCACAGCCCTATGGGTATTTCCCACCTCAGCCTTATGGATATTCCCCCCCACCTCAACAAGCCCCAGGCTCCCCCCCTGATTTACAATCCCATGTATACCCTCCACCACCTCCACAAAACCAAGGCTCTTCCCCTGTTTCGCACACCGAGGGATACACTCAGCCCCCTCAACAAGCCCAAGCCACGACCCCTTCTTCAGAAATCTCACCTTCACAGGCTCAAGGCCCTTCTCCTCCAGTACAATCTCATGAACATCCCCAAGCTCCACCAGAACAGAGCCATTCCCCTGCTGGTGCTGCTCATCCGCCTCCAAGTCATCGTGTGTAA
- the LOC113728099 gene encoding brassinosteroid-responsive RING protein 1-like has protein sequence MGFPVGYTEVFLPKIFIQALSILGFIRSVLFSIFRFLGLSDFLEPAEGYYFQENPAQMPLTPPISAILIRELLPVVKFSDLVAGAGGEPPEESCAVCLYEFKGGEEIRWLKNCKHIFHRSCLDRWMDHDQKTCPLCRTPFVPRDLEDEFNQRLWAASAFGSTSTHDFYDDDYDDNPTTIPAL, from the coding sequence ATGGGTTTTCCGGTGGGTTATACAGAAGTTTTCTTGCCAAAAATCTTCATACAGGCACTTTCCATTCTGGGTTTTATCCGGAGTGTCCTTTTCTCTATTTTTAGGTTTCTGGGTCTCTCAGATTTTCTTGAACCAGCTGAGGGgtattattttcaagaaaacccGGCCCAGATGCCCCTTACCCCGCCCATATCCGCTATCCTGATCCGGGAACTCCTGCCCGTGGTAAAGTTCTCGGATTTGGTGGCCGGTGCCGGAGGCGAGCCGCCGGAGGAGAGTTGTGCGGTGTGCTTGTATGAGTTCAAAGGTGGAGAAGAAATCAGGTGGTTGAAGAACTGTAAGCACATTTTCCATCGGAGCTGCCTGGACCGTTGGATGGACCACGATCAGAAGACCTGTCCACTTTGTAGGACTCCTTTTGTGCCACGTGATTTGGAAGACGAATTCAATCAACGGCTCTGGGCCGCCTCCGCCTTCGGTAGTACTAGTACTCATGATTTTTACGATGATGATTACGATGACAATCCTACTACTATTCCTGCCTTGTAA